The stretch of DNA AGACCGTGCTGATGGGGCTAAATACGCCTATTCGGATTGGGCAGGCGATGGTGCTGCCGGGCGATCTGGTTATTGCGCAGCGTGAGGGTGTGCTGTTTGTTCCGGCGCACATGGCCGAGCAGGTTATCAGCACCTGCGAATTCGTGACGCGCAAAGATCAGTTCGGCTTTGAGGTCGTGAAGTCGGGCCGCTACACCACTGGGCAGATCGACAGCCAATGGACGGATGAAATCAAGACCGAGTTTTTAAAATGGCTCGGTCAGCACCCCGAACTGGGCAGTATGACCCGCGCCGAACTGGATCAGATGATGAGTAAACGAACGTGGTAATCCTCAAAAAACAGCATAACCCGCTCAAATTGGGCGGGTTATGCTGTTTTTAAGATAAATGGTTTTACCGGCTTACGCCAGTAATGATGGTAATAGCCGTGCTGAGCAGGCCATTCGGAATTGGCCGCGTTGGGTTTGGGTCGGGCCGACTGATAACGGGTGTTTTTCGCATACTGTGTAGAAGCGTTTAGAAGTTATCAACATATACACATACGAACCTATATCTTTGTCGGATACTATGCCACGGAAATTTACCGGGCGGTAACATGCTTTTTTTATGTTAGACCCCTACCCTTTTACCAGTAACGACGATCATACGTCCTATTTTTTCGACAGCATTGGCAAACGTGGAGTTGTCCCTAAAGTCATTGACTATGTGTTGCTCCAAAACAACATTTATAATGTGGGCATACAGGATTTAGATCCCACTACAAATGAGCGGTTGCCGCCCCAGTTTACCGGAAACGGTGATGCTATGCAGGTTTTTGTAACGGCGGTAGAAACGATGAAAGTTTTTTTCAAACACTACCCCGACAAATGGCTATTTCTCGAACCACTTAATTCAGAGTTGATAAAGTTGTATCATCGGGGTATGCTGGCTTTGATGGGGCCGTATGCCGATGATATACACGTTTATGGCATTGTGCAGGAAGGCGAGTATGAGCCTTATCGCGAAGACGGCACTTACCGGGCCATTTTGATCGGACTTCAGGAACATCACCTTCAGGCCAATAGTTAACCCAATCCCGTTTTTCGACACTTACGAAATTTACTGGTCGGTATTGGCAACGCGTCTGTATTTTACAGATGTTTGTATTATCATATTTTTTATTGTTGGTAATTGTAGTCTGAACCGCTACCAGCATCGTACAACTAAACCCTTTTCTTCAATCATTTATGAAACATGTTTTCTTGGTGGGTCTATGCGTTTTATCCATCAGCGCAGCAGTGGCCCAGACCAACGTTGGCACTGTCACACAGGTAGGCAACAGCCTGACAGGCAACATAGGTCAGACGGGCACCGGGCTAACCGGCGTAGTAAGCCAGACGGCCAGCAATCCTATAACCAGTGCTAATAATTCGGGTATTATTTCCCAAACAGGCACTAACCACAATGCGCTGATCGAGCAAAATAATGGATCGACGTATAACAAAGCGTTGATTACGCAGAGCGGTTCGTCGTCGGGCAACGTGGGCTATATTACGCAGAGCAACGGCAGCGGTGGGTCGTCGGCCAGTTTGGGCAACACGGCAGCTATTGACCAGGACGGAGCCGCCAACCGGGCGGGCATCTTCCAGGACGGAACCAACACGACAACCAACGCAGCCGAAATCTGGCAGGCGGGTGATAACAACGGACGACCTACTGCCGGGGCACGGGGCGACGTGTATATCGACCAGTCAGGATCGACCAGCAACCGGGCCGAAGTTTACCAGGGCGACGATACAAGAAATGGCACCGTTATCGGTATCGCCGGTACAGCCAGCAGCAACGGCGCACAAATCGACCAGCAGGGCGGTAGTCAGTCGAATACTGCGGTTGTGCGGCAGTTCAGCGATAACAACAACGCCCGCGTTCGGCAGGACGGTCCCAACAGTCAAAGCAACGTAACGACGATTACGCAGGATGGCAACGGCAATAA from Spirosoma montaniterrae encodes:
- a CDS encoding DUF6934 family protein, with amino-acid sequence MLDPYPFTSNDDHTSYFFDSIGKRGVVPKVIDYVLLQNNIYNVGIQDLDPTTNERLPPQFTGNGDAMQVFVTAVETMKVFFKHYPDKWLFLEPLNSELIKLYHRGMLALMGPYADDIHVYGIVQEGEYEPYREDGTYRAILIGLQEHHLQANS